Below is a genomic region from Petrotoga sp. 9PW.55.5.1.
CCAAAGAGATTTACCTCTAAATATATTTCTTATCTTTTCCCAAAACGTTATAGTATCGTTTAAATCTTCTTCGAAAACATTTATTTCTTTTATTTGGTCTTTGTTACTCATACGTTCACCCCCAGTCCTGTAAAAATTACTATTGCAGTCTGAACAAGAGAAAGAATGATTGGCACTCTGTAGAAATATGTAACTACGTTTTCTACTCTAAAGCGAGCTGATACACTGTATATTAAAGTTACTAATGTATAGACCAAAAAATATTTTATTAGATATTCCAATAAGTTCCCTCCACCTAAAAATAGGTTCACAAATAATCCTACTTCTACTAAAGTAGCAAATTCATGTTGTAAAATCAACATACCAAAATGTTTTCCTCCATACTCAACCATTGGTCCTGAAGCTATTTCTGCAGGTGCAATAGGTGTATCAAACGGCACTTTAGTTAACATTCCCAAAAGAGAGATAAAAGCAACTATTGCACCAAGGGGCATGGTAAAGATATGCCATCCTAAAATTCCATTCATTTGTTGTACATGGGCTAATTCACTTAAAGAAGAAGTGCCATAAGCGTGAATCATCCCAAATACTACAATCATGAAAGGAACTTCATAGGCAAGCATTTGAGTTAATGCCCTCATTATGCCTATACCCGCCCATGCGTTTCCCGATCCAGAAGCACTCATTGCCATACCTAATGATCCAACAGCAAGTAGATAAACAATCACAAAGAAATTATCCAAGCCTTCAAACGCTACTATATTTCCAAAAGGCAAAAACATCAAAGTGGCTATTGTTCCACCTAAAGCCATCATAACTCCGAAATCATATATAAAACCATGAGATATCGATGATTTTGATAACGTTTTAAATATATCCATAAACGCTTGGTACCATGGTGGTCCCACTCTTCTATGAACTTTAGCTGTGACTTTTCTCTGAACACCATCTAGAGATACTTGCCACAGAAATCCTATGATAATTATTGAAAATGCTATCAAATAACTCATAATTTATCACCCCAGAAAAAGGCTATTGTTATTATTACTGAGATCCAAAATACTCCTGTAGAAACATTTGAAGAGAAAAACCAACTCCTTATTAGATGACCGAACTCGTTTATTCTTAAAACAATCGCATCATAGAATTTCTCTACGGATGGATGATTCTTGTATAATCTTTCAAAAGGTGCGTAATAATTTTTTGCATAATGGTAAGATTCAGGATCGTATATAAATTCACCTGCTGTGTAAGTATTCATCTGATCTACAGGTTCTGCCTTTTTATGTGTATAAAAAACCAAAGCAGCTATAATGAAACCTATTACAAAAACTAATGTTACAATAACAGAATCCCACATACCGCTGAAAGAATAAATTTTTGAACCTTCGATAGTTATAGGTGTTATATTTAAAGAACTTTGAATTTTTGATATAAATGTCAACATGTGAGATGGCATTACTCCAAAGTAGATTGTGAGTAAAGACATTATTAACATAGGAATTTGCATTAAAAAAGGAACTTCTTTCACATCGTTATACTTTGGTGATAATTGGCCTAAAAATACAGTAGCAAGAGGCCTAAAAACGTACATGAAAGACCCTATACTTCCAAAAAAAGCAGCGAATGCCATAAACATAAGACCCTTGTTTGCTAATCCTTGGAATATTAACCATTTTGAAGCGAATCCACTCATAGGTGGAATCCCTGCCATTGAAATTATTGCTATTAAATACGCTGCAAAGGTAACAGGCATCTTTTTAATCAATCCACCTAACTCACTCATCTTGGTAGTTCCAGTTCTATAAGCCACGGCTCCAATAGTTAAAAACATTGCTGCTGATGCCATAGCATGATTAAAGATATGCATCATTCCACCGGCAAACCCTGATTGATCTAGAAGTGATATCCCTATCAATATGTATCCTCCATTAGCGACGGTGGAGTAAGCTATTAACCTTTTAGCGTCTTCTTGTTTTATCGCCATGAGGGTCCCAACCACTATACTTATTGCACCTAACACCATAACTATGTAATTTTCGTAAGGAACTCCTATTATTTTAATATGGTTTGAAAATATCTGTGAAGTGGGAATAACCGCACTAGCCAACAAAGCAACAAATCCACCCATCTTTACCAATCCACCTGATAGAACAGGTGAGAAAGTGTGAGGTGCATTACCGTGAGCAATGGGAAGCCAAGTATGAAATGGGAAAATCCCTAATTTTGCAAGACCAGCTATTATTATTAAGAAATAAGCCATAATAGCCGTATTGGGACTATTGATTAAATTCTGTGAAATTACTGAGATATCAAAAGTCTGGTACATTGAATATAAATACATTATCGCAAAAAACATTGAAAAAGAACCGATCGTACTGATAGTGTAGTAAACTACAGAAGCTTTTCTTGATTTACCAAGAGGGATTATAAACAAAGATGACCAAACAACCATCTCCCAAAATATGAACAGCGTTAAAAAATCTTTGGCATAAAAAACGCCCAAAGTAGACACTACGGAAAAAACGTATAGCATATTGTATGAAGCAGGATTGATTAACTTTTCTACCCAAAAAGGGTTA
It encodes:
- a CDS encoding respiratory chain complex I subunit 1 family protein; the encoded protein is MSYLIAFSIIIIGFLWQVSLDGVQRKVTAKVHRRVGPPWYQAFMDIFKTLSKSSISHGFIYDFGVMMALGGTIATLMFLPFGNIVAFEGLDNFFVIVYLLAVGSLGMAMSASGSGNAWAGIGIMRALTQMLAYEVPFMIVVFGMIHAYGTSSLSELAHVQQMNGILGWHIFTMPLGAIVAFISLLGMLTKVPFDTPIAPAEIASGPMVEYGGKHFGMLILQHEFATLVEVGLFVNLFLGGGNLLEYLIKYFLVYTLVTLIYSVSARFRVENVVTYFYRVPIILSLVQTAIVIFTGLGVNV
- a CDS encoding proton-conducting transporter membrane subunit, giving the protein MALNSLLLIGLLAAPLTYVLTKVNKKLGSYFTIFSTLFILIFLFGYMNDTGSIFNLISFGEFSLQLVTSNYGWYFSIIMVLTYFLVSFFNPFWVEKLINPASYNMLYVFSVVSTLGVFYAKDFLTLFIFWEMVVWSSLFIIPLGKSRKASVVYYTISTIGSFSMFFAIMYLYSMYQTFDISVISQNLINSPNTAIMAYFLIIIAGLAKLGIFPFHTWLPIAHGNAPHTFSPVLSGGLVKMGGFVALLASAVIPTSQIFSNHIKIIGVPYENYIVMVLGAISIVVGTLMAIKQEDAKRLIAYSTVANGGYILIGISLLDQSGFAGGMMHIFNHAMASAAMFLTIGAVAYRTGTTKMSELGGLIKKMPVTFAAYLIAIISMAGIPPMSGFASKWLIFQGLANKGLMFMAFAAFFGSIGSFMYVFRPLATVFLGQLSPKYNDVKEVPFLMQIPMLIMSLLTIYFGVMPSHMLTFISKIQSSLNITPITIEGSKIYSFSGMWDSVIVTLVFVIGFIIAALVFYTHKKAEPVDQMNTYTAGEFIYDPESYHYAKNYYAPFERLYKNHPSVEKFYDAIVLRINEFGHLIRSWFFSSNVSTGVFWISVIITIAFFWGDKL